In Bacillus sp. Cs-700, one genomic interval encodes:
- a CDS encoding beta-galactosidase, whose protein sequence is MYVGVDYYPEQWPKERWSEDVRLMKELGVNVVRIAEFGWQLMEPEEGTYDFALYDEAIDLMTKNGIKVVLGTPTATPPAWMCEKYPEILPVDPNGTVISFGARRHYTVNSEVYRQFSAKIVEEMAKRYGQHEGIIGWQVDNEYGHEKSDRSYGDVDQQAFQVWLQQKYRTLDELNEAWGTVFWSQTYTSWSQIPVPRKVFQEHNPSLLLDFDRFCADAYTSYNKLQTDLLRKHIRSDQWITHNFVYTDQAINQWDMSKELDFISFDNYPVWGGLPEPIVPAAIAHQHDLCRSSKNGKGFWVMEELSGAQGWSRIGYLPRPGHIKLWTYQAIARGAEAIVYFRWRAARFGTEEFCHGVLDHDGKPKRKYNEVKEVIDSLSVFGDEWIASKYCADVAVYYDVENAWAWGIQPQSNAFEYKQEFLRFYSPAHRMNAMTDIVTKESHLDGYKVLVVPVYFLTDPAVNEKISRFAEQGGTVILSYRAGVKEQNNFVVEDTLPGALRELAGVEINEYESLQLGQNNEVEGVQGALKGVNSVASIWCDLVEPTTAEVLAEYRDCFYEKTAAITKNKYGKGTVYYIGSALEEEIMDALYAEVFKETDVTTIRSSENVEAVTRTGEDGAIFLSVVNHSTDHDGSLTLPDGTWVDAVSHEEYLGEMTVAPLGSYVLKLN, encoded by the coding sequence ATGTATGTAGGTGTCGATTATTACCCAGAACAGTGGCCGAAAGAACGCTGGAGTGAAGATGTTAGATTAATGAAAGAACTTGGTGTGAATGTTGTGCGCATCGCTGAATTTGGTTGGCAGCTGATGGAGCCTGAGGAAGGGACGTATGATTTTGCACTTTATGATGAAGCGATTGACTTAATGACGAAGAACGGGATCAAAGTGGTGCTTGGAACACCGACAGCAACACCACCTGCTTGGATGTGTGAAAAATACCCGGAAATTTTACCTGTCGATCCGAATGGTACGGTTATTTCCTTCGGAGCAAGACGTCACTATACAGTAAACAGCGAAGTCTACCGTCAGTTTTCAGCAAAAATTGTAGAAGAAATGGCAAAGCGCTACGGTCAGCATGAAGGAATTATCGGTTGGCAAGTAGACAATGAATATGGTCATGAAAAATCTGATCGTAGCTATGGCGATGTTGATCAGCAGGCGTTTCAAGTGTGGCTACAGCAAAAATATAGAACGCTAGATGAGTTAAACGAAGCGTGGGGTACCGTCTTCTGGAGTCAAACCTATACATCGTGGTCCCAAATTCCTGTGCCACGTAAAGTGTTCCAGGAGCATAATCCGAGCCTGCTTCTCGATTTTGATCGTTTCTGTGCGGATGCGTATACATCTTACAATAAGCTTCAAACTGATCTTCTTCGAAAGCATATTCGCTCTGATCAGTGGATTACGCATAACTTTGTTTATACCGATCAAGCGATTAATCAGTGGGATATGTCAAAAGAGCTTGATTTTATTTCGTTCGATAACTACCCGGTTTGGGGCGGGTTACCTGAGCCGATTGTGCCAGCAGCAATTGCGCATCAGCATGATCTTTGTCGCTCTTCAAAAAATGGTAAAGGTTTTTGGGTAATGGAAGAACTTTCAGGAGCGCAGGGGTGGAGCCGCATCGGTTACTTGCCTCGTCCTGGTCATATTAAGCTTTGGACGTATCAGGCAATTGCTCGCGGTGCTGAAGCGATTGTGTACTTCCGCTGGCGCGCCGCTCGTTTTGGAACCGAAGAGTTTTGTCATGGTGTTCTGGACCATGATGGGAAACCAAAGCGCAAATACAATGAAGTAAAAGAAGTGATCGATTCCCTGAGCGTGTTTGGAGATGAGTGGATTGCATCGAAATATTGTGCGGATGTAGCGGTTTATTATGATGTTGAAAACGCCTGGGCGTGGGGCATTCAGCCGCAAAGCAATGCGTTTGAATACAAGCAAGAGTTCCTACGCTTTTACAGTCCTGCTCATCGCATGAATGCGATGACGGACATCGTAACAAAAGAAAGCCATCTTGATGGATATAAAGTGCTTGTTGTACCGGTTTATTTCCTAACGGATCCAGCAGTGAATGAGAAAATCTCACGCTTTGCGGAGCAAGGTGGCACCGTGATCCTTTCTTATCGCGCAGGGGTGAAAGAACAGAACAATTTTGTCGTAGAAGATACGCTTCCAGGCGCACTACGTGAGCTGGCGGGTGTTGAAATCAATGAATATGAATCGCTTCAGCTTGGTCAAAACAATGAGGTTGAAGGGGTGCAGGGAGCGCTTAAAGGTGTTAACTCTGTCGCTTCCATTTGGTGCGATCTCGTTGAACCAACAACAGCAGAAGTGCTTGCTGAATATCGCGATTGTTTCTATGAAAAAACCGCGGCTATTACGAAAAACAAGTATGGAAAAGGAACGGTGTACTACATCGGATCGGCCCTTGAAGAAGAGATAATGGACGCTCTTTATGCAGAAGTTTTCAAAGAAACGGATGTAACGACGATTCGTTCAAGTGAAAACGTGGAAGCAGTTACACGTACAGGAGAAGATGGAGCGATATTTTTATCTGTTGTAAACCATTCGACCGATCATGATGGTTCACTTACACTTCCTGATGGTACGTGGGTAGATGCAGTTTCACACGAGGAATACCTAGGAGAAATGACAGTTGCGCCGCTTGGTTCCTATGTGCTGAAGCTTAACTAG
- the galT gene encoding UDP-glucose--hexose-1-phosphate uridylyltransferase — protein sequence MRSIDKEINRLLQYGLNKHLIHEWDLSYVRNQILEVLQLEESDPSVVPSDIPDSPVTILDEILDWAYENGRLVENTVTYRDLLDTKIMGCLTERPSGVIGKFETAYEHDGPEVATGNFYHYSKDVHYIRTDRIAKNEEWLTKTAYGELEITINLSKPEKDPKAIAAAKTMKSSGYPECLLCKENVGYAGRINHPARQNLRMIPVTLEEKQWYLQYSPYVYYNEHAIVLYGEHEPMNISRGTFDRLLEFVGKFPHYFVGSNADLPIVGGSILSHDHFQGGKHDFPMAKAEMERLVVLSAYPNVTAGVVKWPMSVLRLQSTDREELGEVADSILQFWKRYSDERAEVLAFTEEEPHNTITPIARRNGDFYELDLVLRNNRTTKEHPMGLFHPHAEVHHIKKENIGLIEVMGLAVLPGRLQEELHLLGESLSGENPLTKIESDERINKHLEWAKTLLEKYQDLNSSNVQVRLRDEVGLIFSDILSHAGVFKRTASGQKAFDRFIDALNTHLNK from the coding sequence ATGAGAAGCATAGACAAAGAGATTAACCGTCTCCTCCAATATGGGTTGAATAAGCATCTGATTCATGAGTGGGATTTATCATATGTTCGAAATCAAATTCTTGAAGTACTACAACTTGAAGAGAGTGATCCAAGCGTTGTTCCTTCCGATATTCCTGACAGCCCCGTTACCATTTTAGATGAAATTTTAGATTGGGCTTATGAAAACGGAAGACTCGTTGAAAATACGGTCACTTATCGTGATTTGTTGGATACGAAAATCATGGGGTGTTTAACAGAGAGACCATCAGGCGTAATTGGGAAATTCGAAACGGCTTATGAGCATGATGGCCCTGAAGTAGCAACGGGTAACTTTTATCACTATTCAAAAGATGTCCACTACATTCGTACGGATCGCATTGCGAAAAACGAGGAATGGCTAACGAAAACAGCCTATGGTGAGTTGGAAATCACCATTAACCTTTCCAAACCAGAGAAAGATCCGAAAGCCATTGCCGCTGCAAAAACGATGAAGTCAAGCGGCTATCCTGAATGCTTGCTTTGTAAAGAGAACGTAGGCTATGCGGGACGAATCAATCATCCGGCGCGACAAAACCTTCGGATGATTCCTGTCACGCTTGAAGAGAAGCAGTGGTATTTGCAGTATTCTCCATACGTTTATTACAACGAGCATGCGATTGTCTTATATGGTGAACATGAACCAATGAACATTTCGAGGGGCACGTTTGATCGCCTGCTTGAATTCGTTGGGAAGTTTCCTCACTACTTTGTCGGCTCGAATGCAGATCTGCCCATCGTTGGCGGGTCAATTTTAAGTCATGATCATTTTCAGGGAGGAAAGCACGATTTCCCGATGGCAAAAGCAGAGATGGAGCGCTTAGTTGTCTTATCAGCTTATCCGAATGTCACCGCTGGTGTTGTGAAATGGCCGATGTCGGTATTACGTCTCCAAAGCACCGACCGTGAAGAGCTTGGTGAAGTTGCCGATTCGATTCTTCAGTTCTGGAAGAGATATAGCGATGAGCGTGCTGAGGTTCTTGCGTTTACAGAGGAAGAGCCGCATAACACAATCACACCGATCGCTCGTCGGAATGGCGACTTCTATGAACTTGATCTTGTGCTGCGAAACAATCGCACAACAAAAGAGCATCCGATGGGACTGTTTCATCCACATGCGGAAGTGCATCATATTAAGAAAGAAAACATCGGATTAATTGAAGTGATGGGACTAGCCGTGCTTCCAGGTCGACTACAAGAAGAGCTTCACTTACTTGGTGAATCTCTCAGTGGTGAAAATCCGCTAACAAAAATCGAAAGCGATGAACGGATCAACAAGCATCTTGAATGGGCGAAAACCCTTCTTGAAAAATATCAAGATTTGAACTCTTCCAATGTACAGGTGCGGTTGCGAGATGAGGTTGGACTGATCTTCTCTGATATTTTAAGTCATGCAGGTGTCTTTAAACGAACGGCATCCGGTCAAAAAGCTTTTGACCGATTTATAGATGCACTTAACACCCATTTAAACAAATAA
- the galE gene encoding UDP-glucose 4-epimerase GalE gives MAILVTGGAGYIGSHTVMYLQEQNEDVVVLDNLTKGHEQAVLNVPLYKGDLTDGKVIDQIFADHDIDSVIHFAASSLVGESVTNPLEYYRNNVAGSQVLVSKLVEHDVKYIVFSSTAATYGNPERTPIEEDDVTNPTNPYGETKLAIEKMLRWCDDAYGLKSSLLRYFNAAGADPEGKIGEDHQPESHLIPIVLQTALGQREKVSIFGDDYDTKDGTCVRDYIHVLDLAQAHYLALKKMKETNESGIYNLGNGKGFTVKEVIDTCRSVTEKAIEAEVAPRRAGDPATLIASSSKAMNELGWKPVYPELSQIVAHAWSWHQNHPEGYGDQS, from the coding sequence ATGGCGATTTTAGTCACTGGTGGTGCCGGATATATCGGGAGCCATACGGTTATGTATTTACAAGAGCAGAATGAAGATGTTGTCGTGCTTGATAACCTAACAAAAGGACATGAACAAGCTGTGCTTAACGTTCCTTTGTATAAAGGGGATTTAACAGACGGAAAAGTGATCGATCAAATCTTCGCGGATCACGATATTGACTCTGTCATTCACTTTGCTGCGAGTTCACTTGTTGGAGAAAGCGTAACAAACCCGCTTGAATATTATCGAAATAACGTAGCGGGTTCCCAGGTACTTGTATCAAAACTCGTTGAACATGATGTGAAATACATCGTGTTCTCATCGACGGCTGCCACTTACGGAAACCCAGAGAGAACGCCGATTGAAGAAGACGATGTGACGAATCCAACGAATCCCTATGGAGAGACGAAGCTTGCGATTGAGAAAATGTTGCGCTGGTGTGATGATGCTTACGGCTTAAAATCAAGTTTGCTTCGCTACTTTAATGCAGCTGGTGCCGATCCAGAAGGGAAAATTGGGGAAGATCATCAACCAGAATCCCATCTCATTCCAATCGTCCTTCAGACGGCGCTTGGTCAGCGCGAGAAAGTCTCGATTTTTGGTGATGATTATGATACGAAAGATGGCACGTGTGTCCGTGATTATATTCATGTGCTTGACCTTGCGCAGGCTCACTACCTTGCGTTGAAAAAGATGAAAGAAACGAACGAAAGCGGCATTTATAACCTTGGCAATGGCAAAGGATTTACGGTGAAAGAAGTGATTGATACGTGTCGTAGCGTGACAGAGAAGGCGATTGAGGCAGAAGTAGCGCCGCGTCGTGCTGGAGATCCAGCGACATTAATTGCTTCGTCGTCGAAAGCGATGAATGAACTTGGATGGAAGCCTGTCTATCCAGAGCTTTCGCAAATTGTTGCGCACGCGTGGAGCTGGCATCAAAATCATCCTGAAGGGTATGGCGATCAGTCATGA
- a CDS encoding aminopeptidase P family protein: MSIEKVRLFLEEQGYDGILLRRRNNFSWITGGNTNYIVQTMEAGVADWIITREQAYLVTSKMEERRIVEEECSDLSFSFEVLSDDWYKPAEHLIESVTSGKRMAADMPYADWDVVDEELGKYRSVLTAYERERYRNLCQKAAKAVEETCREIKPGQTEKEIEAHLATKILAGGMSIQVLLVATDERIYRYRHPIPTKKKLDRHAMIVICAEEAGLVANVTRLVYFGELPEELRQHSAAVARIDSVMNHATKVGATAGEVIQEGIAEYAEQGFPDDWKLLHQGGLTGFNSREFLANPETPHKIVLNQAYAWNPSLPGVKSEDTVLLTDEGLEFATYTGEWVYQEIEVEGVTYVRNAVLER, from the coding sequence ATGAGTATTGAGAAGGTACGGTTATTTTTAGAAGAACAGGGATATGATGGCATCTTACTTAGAAGGCGGAACAATTTCTCTTGGATCACAGGCGGGAATACGAATTATATCGTTCAGACGATGGAAGCAGGCGTAGCTGACTGGATTATCACGCGTGAGCAGGCGTATCTTGTTACGTCGAAAATGGAAGAGCGCCGAATAGTAGAAGAAGAATGTTCCGATCTGTCGTTTTCTTTTGAGGTGCTGTCTGATGATTGGTACAAACCTGCTGAGCATTTAATTGAATCGGTAACGTCTGGAAAGCGGATGGCAGCTGACATGCCTTATGCTGATTGGGATGTGGTTGATGAAGAGTTAGGGAAATACCGCTCTGTTTTGACAGCATATGAACGTGAGCGTTACCGCAATCTGTGTCAAAAAGCTGCCAAAGCGGTGGAAGAGACGTGCCGTGAAATTAAACCTGGTCAAACGGAAAAAGAAATTGAAGCACATCTAGCTACGAAGATTCTTGCGGGTGGGATGTCGATTCAGGTGCTTCTTGTTGCAACAGATGAACGCATCTATCGCTATCGCCATCCGATTCCAACTAAGAAGAAGCTTGATCGTCATGCGATGATCGTCATTTGTGCAGAAGAAGCGGGTCTTGTTGCGAACGTAACGCGACTCGTGTACTTCGGCGAACTGCCAGAAGAATTGCGTCAGCATAGCGCTGCGGTTGCAAGGATTGATAGCGTGATGAATCATGCTACAAAAGTTGGAGCCACGGCTGGGGAAGTGATTCAAGAGGGTATTGCAGAATATGCGGAGCAAGGCTTCCCAGATGACTGGAAACTTCTTCATCAGGGTGGATTAACCGGATTTAATTCACGCGAATTCCTCGCGAATCCGGAAACGCCACATAAGATTGTCCTCAATCAAGCCTACGCATGGAATCCTTCTTTGCCAGGTGTAAAGTCGGAAGACACGGTTCTTCTCACCGATGAGGGCCTTGAATTTGCGACGTATACCGGTGAATGGGTGTATCAAGAGATAGAGGTAGAGGGCGTTACGTATGTGCGGAATGCGGTGTTGGAGAGGTAG
- a CDS encoding galactokinase, whose protein sequence is MKSLNAHFRKVYGEGGEIRSFFSPGRVNLIGEHTDYNGGHVFPCSLSIGTYAVARKREDSFVRFYSMNFEDQGVITVDLEELIYDEKDDWANYPKGVVSIMKESGYAVSGFDVLYFGNIPNGAGLSSSASIELATAVLLNELNDLHLKMVEMVKMSQRAENEFVGVNCGIMDQFAIGMGKEDAAVLLDCNTLEYTYSPVVLENASLVISNTNKRRGLADSKYNERRSECERALSQLQEHLQIESLGDLTVESFEANKQHITNPIDQKRAKHAVYENARTIEAAKRLKAGEFDAFGQLMNESHVSLRDDYEVTGLELDALVEAAWAEEGVIGSRMTGAGFGGCTISIVENQFLDSFQTNVAKTYKEKTGLTPEFYVVEIGAGAREINQLSEAL, encoded by the coding sequence ATGAAATCGCTAAATGCACATTTTCGTAAGGTGTATGGAGAAGGTGGCGAGATTAGAAGCTTCTTCTCGCCAGGTCGCGTCAATTTAATTGGCGAACATACGGATTATAATGGGGGCCACGTTTTTCCGTGCTCGCTTAGTATTGGGACTTATGCCGTTGCAAGAAAACGAGAAGATTCCTTCGTTCGTTTTTATTCCATGAATTTTGAAGATCAGGGCGTCATAACCGTCGATCTGGAGGAGCTCATTTATGATGAGAAAGATGACTGGGCGAACTATCCAAAAGGCGTTGTCTCAATTATGAAAGAATCAGGATATGCGGTGAGCGGATTTGACGTGCTTTACTTTGGCAATATTCCAAATGGAGCTGGATTATCTTCATCGGCATCCATCGAACTAGCGACGGCCGTCTTATTAAATGAATTAAATGACCTTCATCTTAAGATGGTTGAAATGGTCAAAATGAGTCAGCGTGCGGAAAATGAGTTTGTTGGCGTGAACTGTGGGATTATGGACCAATTTGCCATTGGGATGGGGAAAGAAGACGCGGCTGTCCTTCTTGATTGCAACACGCTTGAATATACCTACAGCCCGGTTGTTCTTGAAAATGCTTCGCTTGTTATCTCGAATACAAATAAACGAAGAGGACTAGCTGATTCAAAATATAATGAGCGCCGTTCTGAATGTGAACGTGCATTGAGTCAGCTTCAGGAGCACCTCCAGATTGAGTCACTAGGTGATCTGACGGTTGAATCATTTGAAGCAAATAAGCAGCACATTACAAATCCGATTGATCAGAAACGTGCGAAGCATGCAGTTTATGAAAACGCTCGTACGATTGAAGCAGCCAAAAGGCTAAAAGCTGGCGAATTTGACGCATTTGGTCAATTAATGAATGAGTCGCACGTTTCCTTGCGTGATGATTATGAAGTGACGGGTCTTGAGCTTGATGCTTTAGTTGAAGCGGCCTGGGCAGAAGAAGGTGTCATCGGCTCGCGTATGACTGGAGCAGGGTTTGGCGGCTGTACAATTAGCATTGTTGAAAATCAATTTTTGGATTCATTCCAAACAAATGTTGCGAAAACCTATAAAGAGAAAACGGGTTTAACACCTGAATTTTACGTTGTGGAAATTGGGGCAGGGGCAAGAGAGATCAATCAGCTTTCAGAAGCGCTGTGA
- a CDS encoding zinc ribbon domain-containing protein, translating to MYCTTCGNEVPFPDNYCPYDGTFQLHSKQTNVTPGATPKFCSDCGTSNSGNYQYCIQCGSFQLTLLPFKSEQGKEKVVAPSAIPDLSGINKRLAIICAFLAFLAVGIMSFVVSEGFQQQAATFQERVNELTGLTPTEIANDFYYDYGTENPPLTDPFFGMTDYWMAAHLLNSTLSFNLTEAGERFGGDLELQSGLLILLFLPLISLLIAGYLYGRRASGTFQHYWISSLLIGLVYGVLTALIALIAGFQFGASAQDSGMVASLAIENNYPFIKAFFAAFFLGTIFSFIGSLYGSGTMKQLTSSPLKESIRTILFGISLSIAVMVLLLYRFMSDANPFLSFDDIPATYFLIIVFQGGFLLWNTLNLSSLTLDMNILDEKMQVMYSALGGIKMETNDPFSLFSFLSNNPGNLKLYMIIGLLIPIGLFLWAGYRLHQGGAIQLHRIVVFGLLYAFMMSLLTAGLNTGFTFKLDFSAREFQDMTDVPYLFIGSSAIATFFKCLIFSTFLAICGAYWKKRKVD from the coding sequence ATGTACTGTACAACTTGCGGGAACGAGGTGCCTTTCCCAGACAATTACTGCCCATATGACGGCACATTTCAGCTACACTCCAAGCAAACGAATGTCACACCTGGTGCAACACCAAAGTTTTGTTCCGATTGCGGAACGTCAAATAGTGGAAATTACCAATACTGCATTCAGTGTGGCTCCTTCCAACTCACACTCCTTCCATTTAAATCTGAACAGGGGAAAGAAAAAGTCGTCGCGCCAAGCGCCATTCCCGATCTCAGCGGCATCAATAAAAGATTAGCCATTATCTGCGCCTTTCTTGCTTTTCTTGCTGTTGGCATCATGTCCTTTGTTGTATCAGAAGGATTTCAGCAACAGGCTGCGACTTTCCAAGAAAGAGTAAATGAATTAACCGGTTTGACGCCAACAGAAATAGCAAATGATTTTTATTATGATTACGGTACTGAAAACCCGCCATTAACCGATCCCTTCTTTGGAATGACCGATTATTGGATGGCTGCTCATCTCCTTAATTCAACACTTTCCTTCAATTTAACAGAAGCTGGTGAGCGATTTGGAGGGGACCTCGAGCTTCAGTCTGGCCTGCTGATCCTGCTTTTCCTGCCCCTTATTTCACTACTGATCGCCGGTTATCTGTACGGGCGAAGAGCATCAGGGACGTTTCAACACTATTGGATATCTTCACTTTTAATCGGACTTGTTTATGGCGTGCTAACGGCACTGATCGCTCTAATCGCAGGATTCCAATTCGGTGCTTCAGCACAAGATAGCGGTATGGTTGCAAGTTTGGCGATCGAAAACAACTATCCGTTCATAAAAGCTTTCTTTGCTGCATTTTTCCTAGGGACAATCTTTTCGTTTATTGGTAGTTTGTATGGAAGTGGTACGATGAAACAACTAACTTCTTCTCCATTAAAAGAAAGTATAAGGACGATCCTATTCGGAATTTCACTTTCAATTGCCGTCATGGTTCTATTACTCTATCGTTTCATGTCTGACGCTAACCCTTTTCTTAGCTTTGACGACATTCCTGCAACCTATTTCCTAATCATCGTGTTTCAAGGCGGATTTCTTCTATGGAATACGCTCAACCTTTCTTCTCTTACGTTAGATATGAACATACTAGATGAGAAAATGCAGGTGATGTATTCAGCTCTTGGCGGAATAAAAATGGAAACAAATGATCCTTTTTCACTCTTTAGCTTCCTATCAAATAATCCAGGTAACCTAAAACTCTATATGATCATCGGGTTGCTCATCCCAATTGGTTTATTCCTATGGGCAGGGTACAGGCTACATCAGGGAGGCGCCATTCAACTTCATCGGATTGTCGTCTTCGGTTTGCTATATGCTTTTATGATGTCTTTATTAACTGCTGGTTTAAATACTGGATTCACATTTAAATTAGATTTCTCAGCTAGAGAATTTCAAGACATGACAGACGTACCATATCTTTTTATTGGTTCCTCTGCCATTGCGACATTCTTCAAATGCTTAATCTTTTCAACATTTCTCGCGATTTGCGGCGCTTATTGGAAGAAACGGAAAGTGGATTGA